One genomic region from Rhinoraja longicauda isolate Sanriku21f chromosome 34, sRhiLon1.1, whole genome shotgun sequence encodes:
- the LOC144609597 gene encoding histone H2AX-like, producing MTGRGKTGGQAKSKSRSSRAGLQFPLGRVHRLLRNGNYGERYLTAEILELAGNAARDNKKSRIIPRHLQLAVRNDEELNKLLGGVTIAQGGVLPNIQAVLLPKKTRLTSGTKSK from the exons ATGACTGGACGAGGGAAAACCGGAGGCCAGGCCAAGTCTAAATCACGCTCGTCCCGGGCCGGACTGCAGTTCCCGTTGGGCCGTGTTCACAGGCTCCTGAGAAATGGCAACTATGGTGAGCGG TATCTGACGGCTGAAATTCTGGAGCTGGCCGGCAACGCGGCCCGGGACAACAAGAAGAGCCGCATCATCCCCAGACACCTGCAGCTGGCCGTCCGCAACGACGAGGAGCTCAACAAGCTGCTGGGAGGGGTGACCATCGCTCAGGGCGGGGTGCTGCCTAATATCCAGGCCGTGCTGTTACCCAAGAAAACCAGATTAACCTCTGGCACTAAGAGCAAGTAG